A single region of the Kocuria flava genome encodes:
- a CDS encoding flavin-containing monooxygenase, whose amino-acid sequence MNFRTHEPVDVLVIGAGFGGLGMGTRLAREGRRSFLILERAHEVGGTWRDNHYPGAACDVPSHLYSFSFRSNPEWSRMFAPQNEILGYLRQVAEEENLLERIVFGAEVTEARWDEEAAAWSVTTPKGTFTGRSLVTAVGHLSEPKLPSITGLSDFSGSVFHSAQWDDSVPLEGKRVGIIGSGATAIQVLPEVAKIAGQVVVFQRSAPYITPRPDRAYTDAEKGLFRKMPETMQQLREEMFWSNEERYAQRRGTPSLVSAAAQVALDHLHAQVQDPVLREKLTPDYTFGCKRVLKSNDYYPTFNLDHVQLETGGADRVEGNRVVTGQGAVHELDVIIACTGFEATDLPIAYRVFGRDGMALSEQWANGMQAYATTSVHGFPNLWVINGPNTGLGHNSAVYIAEAQIDYILAALSFQEESDLEVLEVSQEAEDAYMERVDHLAQGTVWLEGGCKSWYVDHRNGRLTTLWPEPAYTFRQVNAAFDPEPYLTGSTVGSKTLTGAR is encoded by the coding sequence ATGAACTTTCGGACCCACGAACCGGTCGACGTCCTCGTCATCGGGGCCGGCTTCGGCGGGCTGGGCATGGGAACCCGACTGGCCAGGGAGGGCCGGCGGTCTTTCCTGATCCTGGAGCGCGCCCACGAGGTGGGGGGCACCTGGCGTGACAACCACTACCCCGGAGCGGCCTGTGACGTCCCGTCGCACCTCTACTCCTTTTCCTTCCGCTCCAACCCGGAATGGTCGCGCATGTTCGCCCCGCAGAACGAAATCCTCGGCTACCTCCGTCAGGTCGCCGAAGAGGAGAACCTGCTCGAGCGCATCGTCTTCGGCGCAGAGGTCACCGAAGCCCGGTGGGACGAGGAAGCCGCGGCATGGAGCGTCACCACACCCAAGGGAACGTTCACCGGCAGGTCCCTGGTCACCGCCGTGGGCCATCTCTCGGAACCGAAGCTGCCCAGCATCACCGGCTTGTCCGACTTCTCCGGCTCCGTGTTCCACTCCGCACAGTGGGATGACTCGGTCCCGCTGGAGGGCAAGCGGGTGGGCATCATCGGCTCCGGCGCGACCGCTATCCAGGTCCTGCCTGAGGTCGCCAAGATCGCGGGGCAGGTCGTGGTGTTCCAGCGCTCGGCCCCCTACATCACCCCGCGTCCGGATCGGGCTTACACCGATGCGGAGAAGGGCCTTTTCCGGAAGATGCCCGAGACCATGCAACAGCTGCGGGAGGAGATGTTCTGGTCCAACGAAGAGCGCTACGCGCAGCGGCGAGGCACGCCGTCGCTGGTCAGCGCCGCTGCCCAGGTGGCCCTGGACCATCTCCATGCCCAGGTCCAGGACCCTGTTCTGCGGGAGAAGCTCACCCCCGACTACACCTTCGGGTGCAAGCGCGTGCTCAAGTCCAACGACTACTACCCCACCTTCAACCTGGACCATGTCCAGCTGGAGACCGGCGGCGCCGACCGGGTCGAGGGCAATCGCGTGGTCACCGGGCAGGGCGCGGTCCATGAGCTGGACGTGATCATCGCCTGCACCGGCTTCGAGGCCACGGACCTGCCGATCGCCTACCGGGTCTTCGGCCGGGACGGCATGGCCCTGAGCGAGCAGTGGGCCAACGGGATGCAGGCCTACGCCACGACCTCGGTGCACGGTTTCCCGAACCTGTGGGTGATCAACGGGCCCAACACCGGCCTGGGGCACAATTCCGCGGTGTACATCGCCGAGGCGCAGATTGACTACATCCTGGCCGCCCTGAGCTTCCAGGAGGAATCCGACCTGGAGGTGCTCGAGGTCTCCCAGGAGGCCGAGGACGCCTACATGGAGCGGGTGGATCACCTGGCCCAGGGCACGGTGTGGTTGGAGGGTGGGTGCAAGAGCTGGTACGTGGACCACCGCAACGGGCGCTTGACCACGCTGTGGCCCGAACCGGCCTACACCTTCCGCCAGGTCAACGCCGCATTCGACCCGGAACCGTACCTAACCGGTTCCACCGTCGGAAGCAAGACCCTGACCGGAGCCCGCTGA
- a CDS encoding alpha/beta fold hydrolase codes for MELKIHPDALEGLVRDGELAIPFYDTGSAGDGRPTVVLVHGTGGTASSHFRTLFPMFTTGFRVLALDLQPRGAELSVEDLSFQVGRVLEERCPGRPVHLLGYSLGALVAVDIAAAHPEMVSTLTLVAGWVKADAHQKLRNRIWARLYDTDRDTLREFATWTSFGPPFLAAKTESEIQALVRSRVFPPGIAEQMRLNREADISDRLAGVIAPTLVIAGTHDQMVPSRQTQLLYGGIVDARYAVIDAGHAIPTERPAQLFQIVAEFVRSPSLVPAGELLKPLAV; via the coding sequence ATGGAATTGAAGATTCATCCAGATGCGCTCGAAGGGCTGGTTAGGGATGGCGAGCTGGCCATCCCCTTCTACGACACCGGCTCCGCAGGTGATGGCCGGCCCACGGTCGTCCTCGTGCACGGCACCGGTGGGACTGCTTCGAGCCATTTCCGCACGCTGTTTCCCATGTTCACGACCGGCTTCCGGGTCCTTGCCCTTGATCTGCAGCCCCGTGGAGCTGAGCTGAGCGTGGAGGACTTGTCCTTCCAGGTGGGGCGCGTGCTTGAGGAGCGTTGCCCGGGCCGCCCTGTGCATCTGCTCGGCTACTCGCTGGGGGCTCTGGTCGCCGTGGATATCGCAGCCGCCCACCCGGAGATGGTCTCGACCCTGACTTTGGTGGCCGGGTGGGTCAAGGCGGACGCCCATCAGAAGCTCCGCAACCGCATCTGGGCGCGTCTGTACGACACGGACCGGGACACCCTGCGGGAGTTCGCCACCTGGACCTCCTTCGGTCCTCCCTTCCTGGCCGCGAAGACGGAGTCCGAGATCCAGGCACTCGTCCGGTCGCGGGTCTTCCCGCCGGGCATCGCGGAGCAGATGAGACTCAACCGCGAGGCCGACATCAGCGACAGGTTGGCGGGCGTCATCGCCCCCACCCTGGTTATCGCAGGAACCCACGATCAGATGGTTCCTTCTCGGCAGACCCAGCTGCTCTACGGCGGCATCGTCGATGCACGCTACGCCGTCATCGACGCCGGCCATGCGATTCCGACGGAACGACCGGCGCAGCTGTTCCAGATTGTCGCCGAGTTCGTCCGGAGCCCCTCGCTCGTGCCGGCCGGCGAACTGCTCAAGCCCCTGGCGGTCTGA
- a CDS encoding alcohol dehydrogenase catalytic domain-containing protein — MKIRGAVLETIGAPRPYARSLPISVSELELDDPGPGEVLIRVEAAGVCHSDLSVVNGDRVRPVPMLLGHEAAGIVEKVGADVHDITPGQRVVTVFLPRCEDCANCRTGGKLPCSVGSASNGVGLLPGGHSRIRRGEEIKHHLGVSGFATHAVLSRRSVVPVGEDVPPAVAAVLGCAVLTGGGAVLNAARPVEGQDILVVGLGGVGMAALLTAMAVSSSWPTPGRVIGVDANPGKLKAARQLGVLETYTPEEIEDLQIKAHAVVEAAGHPRAFETAVRATAPGGITVTVGLPAPGAMSAIEPLGMTAEARTIVGSYLGSAIPARDIPVYAQMWREGRLPVEKLASSVIQLEQINEAMDELADGNAVRQIVTFG, encoded by the coding sequence ATGAAGATTCGAGGGGCTGTTCTGGAGACCATCGGCGCGCCACGGCCGTACGCCCGCTCGCTTCCGATCTCGGTGAGTGAGCTGGAGCTCGACGACCCCGGACCCGGCGAGGTCCTAATCCGCGTGGAGGCGGCAGGGGTGTGCCACTCCGACCTGTCGGTGGTCAACGGCGACCGGGTCCGCCCCGTACCGATGCTGCTGGGCCACGAGGCGGCCGGCATCGTCGAGAAGGTGGGCGCCGACGTCCACGACATCACCCCCGGGCAGCGGGTGGTGACCGTCTTCCTGCCCCGGTGTGAGGACTGCGCCAACTGCCGCACGGGCGGGAAACTGCCCTGCAGCGTGGGCAGCGCATCCAACGGTGTCGGGCTGCTGCCGGGAGGCCACAGCCGAATCCGGCGCGGTGAGGAGATCAAGCACCATCTCGGAGTGTCCGGATTCGCCACCCACGCGGTCCTGAGCCGGCGGTCCGTGGTGCCTGTGGGCGAAGATGTTCCGCCGGCGGTCGCCGCGGTGCTCGGATGCGCGGTGCTGACCGGTGGAGGGGCGGTCCTCAATGCGGCCCGGCCCGTCGAGGGCCAGGACATCCTGGTGGTCGGTCTGGGAGGAGTCGGTATGGCTGCCCTGCTCACCGCGATGGCAGTCTCTTCCTCCTGGCCCACCCCCGGACGTGTCATCGGGGTCGACGCGAACCCGGGGAAGCTGAAGGCGGCCCGTCAGCTCGGGGTCCTGGAGACCTACACTCCCGAGGAGATCGAAGACCTCCAGATCAAGGCCCATGCGGTCGTGGAGGCCGCGGGGCACCCCCGTGCTTTCGAGACTGCGGTTCGCGCCACGGCCCCAGGTGGGATCACCGTGACCGTCGGGCTTCCGGCGCCCGGGGCCATGTCGGCGATCGAGCCGCTGGGGATGACCGCCGAAGCGCGCACTATCGTTGGGTCCTATCTTGGGTCCGCCATCCCTGCCCGCGACATTCCCGTGTACGCACAGATGTGGCGGGAAGGCAGGCTCCCCGTAGAAAAGCTGGCCTCATCCGTGATCCAGCTGGAACAGATCAACGAAGCGATGGATGAACTGGCAGATGGAAACGCGGTGCGACAGATCGTCACCTTCGGCTGA
- a CDS encoding TetR/AcrR family transcriptional regulator, whose product MKNTMTVPPQGLRDKAKTERLRRIRAAAEELFSERGYEHTTTKEIAEAAEVGEATLFRYVTSKHELLLLVLGERMDKVIQVIKSEDLRRAPTSCAPADYVDRIYAIFKARAEFYTTDPENVLKYLQYGLTAGSQLGAESIRQGDEIIALTKSVLDQAREAGLLLPFVDTWAVAQNCNGIYIHEVLRTPVRKFGPHAMWDRIHERVAAQIEPLFPGIYPPTC is encoded by the coding sequence GTGAAAAACACGATGACCGTCCCGCCGCAAGGGCTGCGGGACAAGGCAAAGACAGAACGCCTGCGAAGAATCCGTGCGGCCGCCGAAGAGCTCTTCAGCGAACGCGGCTATGAGCACACCACGACCAAGGAAATAGCGGAGGCGGCAGAAGTCGGGGAAGCCACGCTCTTCCGGTACGTCACCAGCAAGCACGAGCTGCTGCTGTTGGTCCTGGGTGAACGCATGGACAAGGTGATCCAGGTCATCAAGAGCGAGGACCTCCGACGGGCCCCGACGTCCTGCGCGCCCGCTGACTACGTCGACCGCATTTATGCCATCTTCAAGGCGCGGGCCGAGTTCTACACGACGGATCCCGAGAACGTCCTGAAGTACCTGCAATACGGACTCACAGCAGGAAGCCAGCTGGGTGCTGAAAGCATCAGACAAGGCGATGAAATCATCGCGCTGACCAAGTCCGTCCTCGACCAAGCGCGCGAAGCCGGACTACTTCTTCCCTTCGTGGACACCTGGGCCGTGGCACAAAATTGCAACGGCATCTACATCCACGAAGTCCTACGAACTCCTGTGCGGAAATTTGGTCCCCATGCCATGTGGGATCGAATTCATGAGCGCGTTGCCGCGCAAATTGAACCCTTGTTCCCCGGGATCTATCCCCCAACATGCTGA
- a CDS encoding transposase produces the protein MRWRPSRPGTPHRQADHPPEREAGGRGPAPRGDPGLALLPEAASRLPRPFRAGTPARRRGPRRIPHLPIPETVRLGRTLRRWRAAILAYFDTAGASNGPTEAINGVIETMCRVARGFRNFDNYRLRVLLTSGGHRPRRKAPTHAHPRRAVLSDFFSSPSLMNPPP, from the coding sequence GTGCGGTGGCGACCATCTCGTCCCGGTACGCCTCATCGCCAAGCAGATCACCCGCCTGAACGTGAAGCTGGCGGCCGGGGACCCGCACCACGAGGTGACCCTGGCCTGGCACTGTTACCAGAAGCTGCGAGCCGTCTACCACGCCCGTTCCGAGCGGGGACGCCCGCTCGTCGCCGAGGTCCTCGCCGCATTCCACACCTCCCGATCCCAGAGACCGTAAGGCTCGGCAGGACCCTGCGCCGCTGGAGGGCCGCGATCCTGGCCTACTTCGACACCGCTGGCGCCTCGAACGGCCCCACGGAAGCAATCAACGGCGTCATCGAGACGATGTGCAGAGTCGCCCGCGGCTTCCGGAACTTCGACAACTACCGGCTACGCGTGCTGCTCACCTCCGGTGGCCACCGGCCGCGGCGGAAGGCGCCGACGCATGCTCATCCGCGAAGGGCCGTTTTATCTGACTTCTTCAGTAGTCCCTCATTGATGAACCCACCGCCATAA
- a CDS encoding LysR family transcriptional regulator, whose protein sequence is MEVHKASAFLTVAEELHFGRAAKRLHMAQPPLSRLIRQLEAELEATLFERNTRHVALTPSGEALLEPARELVMLSQRMKDVVRRSQEGEVGQARLGFAGASVNQAVGELARQIRQQRPGISLELYSSQFSHVGLERILDGSLDLVIGRWDFLPAEVDSHLVTHEELLIALPENHRLAGQGAVSAEDLAEEAWIVLPGGASATLPNRLNMLAMWSGFVPRIVQVAPDAWTLVVLVGAEMGISLTLSSVRDNVPSRGVVYRPLVQEQKPVEVRLIWRHGNLSPALRSVIEISETVFAAPAGTTARPAHPHPPNAAER, encoded by the coding sequence ATGGAGGTTCACAAAGCTAGTGCTTTTCTCACCGTCGCGGAGGAGTTGCACTTCGGTCGCGCCGCCAAGCGGTTGCATATGGCTCAGCCGCCGCTCAGCCGTCTCATCCGACAGTTGGAGGCGGAACTGGAAGCCACGCTGTTCGAGCGCAATACGCGCCATGTCGCGCTCACTCCCTCGGGTGAGGCCCTCCTGGAGCCTGCCCGTGAGTTGGTCATGCTCTCCCAACGGATGAAGGACGTGGTCCGCAGGTCCCAGGAAGGTGAGGTCGGGCAAGCTCGATTGGGTTTTGCCGGGGCATCTGTCAATCAGGCCGTCGGAGAGCTCGCACGCCAGATTCGTCAGCAGCGCCCCGGAATTTCCCTCGAACTCTATAGTTCTCAGTTCTCCCATGTAGGACTGGAACGCATTTTGGACGGTTCTCTTGACCTAGTGATCGGCCGGTGGGACTTCTTGCCAGCGGAGGTCGATTCTCACCTCGTGACGCACGAGGAGCTGTTGATTGCCTTGCCGGAGAACCACCGGTTGGCTGGACAAGGCGCCGTATCCGCAGAGGATCTGGCTGAGGAAGCATGGATCGTCTTGCCTGGTGGAGCCAGCGCCACACTGCCCAACCGACTCAACATGCTGGCGATGTGGTCAGGTTTCGTTCCACGGATCGTCCAGGTTGCCCCGGACGCCTGGACGCTTGTGGTTCTTGTGGGCGCGGAAATGGGCATTTCCCTTACTCTCTCCAGCGTCCGTGACAATGTCCCTTCTCGCGGAGTCGTCTACAGGCCTCTGGTACAGGAACAGAAGCCGGTAGAGGTACGCCTTATCTGGCGGCACGGCAATCTTAGTCCGGCGTTGCGGTCAGTTATAGAAATTTCGGAAACCGTATTCGCAGCTCCTGCTGGGACGACTGCGCGACCAGCTCACCCGCACCCTCCCAACGCCGCCGAAAGGTAA
- a CDS encoding 3-hydroxyacyl-CoA dehydrogenase family protein, whose product MPATVPAAVGVLGGGRMGAGIAHAFLLAGAQVTVVERDGQAAEAAQERIERDLSRSLERGAVDGNLDEWSQKLSLSVDHADFAGCELVVEAVPESWDLKVSALQQVERHLAESAWLATNTSSLSVDGLAGQLARPERFCGLHFFNPVPASKLVEVVLSKHTGEELRALSVQWVEGLGKTPVVVNDAPGFASSRLGVAIALEAIRMVEEGVASPEDIDNAMVLGYRFPVGPLALTDIVGLDVRLGIAEYLESELGERFAPPQLMRDMVARGELGRKTGRGFFHYNR is encoded by the coding sequence ATGCCCGCCACAGTCCCCGCCGCCGTCGGCGTCCTGGGCGGAGGCCGCATGGGCGCGGGCATCGCCCACGCCTTCCTGCTCGCCGGGGCGCAGGTGACCGTCGTGGAGCGCGACGGCCAGGCCGCCGAGGCCGCGCAGGAACGGATCGAGCGGGACCTGAGCAGGTCCCTGGAGCGCGGGGCCGTGGACGGCAACCTCGACGAGTGGTCGCAGAAGCTGAGCCTGTCCGTGGACCACGCGGACTTCGCCGGGTGCGAGCTCGTTGTCGAGGCCGTGCCGGAGTCCTGGGACCTGAAGGTCTCGGCGCTGCAGCAGGTCGAGCGGCACCTGGCCGAGAGCGCGTGGCTGGCCACGAACACGTCCTCGCTGTCGGTGGACGGGCTGGCCGGGCAGCTGGCCCGCCCCGAGCGGTTCTGCGGTCTGCACTTCTTCAACCCGGTGCCGGCGTCGAAGCTCGTGGAGGTGGTGCTCTCGAAGCACACCGGCGAGGAGCTGCGGGCGCTGTCCGTGCAGTGGGTCGAGGGCCTCGGGAAGACCCCGGTGGTGGTCAACGACGCCCCCGGCTTCGCCTCCTCCCGGCTGGGCGTGGCGATCGCGCTCGAGGCCATCCGCATGGTCGAGGAGGGCGTGGCCTCCCCCGAGGACATCGACAACGCCATGGTGCTGGGCTACCGGTTCCCGGTGGGTCCGCTGGCGCTCACGGACATCGTGGGCCTGGACGTGCGCCTGGGCATCGCCGAGTACCTCGAGTCCGAGCTGGGCGAGCGCTTCGCGCCCCCGCAGCTGATGCGGGACATGGTCGCCCGCGGCGAGCTGGGCCGCAAGACCGGCCGGGGCTTCTTCCACTACAACCGCTGA